The Capra hircus breed San Clemente unplaced genomic scaffold, ASM170441v1, whole genome shotgun sequence genome contains a region encoding:
- the PBDC1 gene encoding protein PBDC1 isoform X3, translating into MEATGGTEELVSGELVSVAHALSLPAESYGNDPDIEMAWAMRAMQHAEIYYKLISSVDPQFLKLTKVDDQIYSEFRENFKNLRIDILDPEELKSESAKEHPGYNFLPLKLLGIEKVITKQFILVLRTMKRKKPAMEETKEPTAEKKKKKEPTEEEKKRRPMKEKKKRKKPTKKSTKVVKQLCEVVREQHSRSYDSSESASC; encoded by the exons ATGGAGGCCACCGGTGGAACTGAGGAGTTG gTTTCCGGAGAACTGGTGTCAGTGGCACATGCTCTTTCTCTCCCAGCCGAGTCTTATGGCAACGAT CCTGATATTGAAATGGCTTGGGCCATGAGAGCAATGCAGCATGCTGAAATCTACTACAAA CTGATTTCATCAGTTGACCCACAGTTCCTGAAACTCACCAAAGTGGATGACCAAATCTATTCTGAGTTTCGGGAAAATTTTAAGAATCTCAGGATAGATATACTGGATCCAGAAGAGCTCAAATCAGAATCAGCTAAAGAG CACCCAGGATACAATTTTTTGCCATTGAAATTGCTCGGAATCGAGAAGGTTATAACAAAGCAGTTTATACTGGTATTAAGGACaatgaagagaaagaagccagcAATGGAGGAGACAAAGGAGCCAACagcagagaagaagaagaaaaaggagccaacagaggaggagaaaaagagaagaccaatgaaagagaagaaaaagagaaagaagcctACAAAGAAATCAACAAAAGTAGTGAAACAACTATGTGAGGTAGTCAGGGAACAGCACTCTAGAAGCTATGATTCAAGTGAGTCTGCAAGTTGCTAA
- the PBDC1 gene encoding protein PBDC1 isoform X2, with translation MEPDIEMAWAMRAMQHAEIYYKLISSVDPQFLKLTKVDDQIYSEFRENFKNLRIDILDPEELKSESAKEKWRPFCLKFDGIVEDFNYGTLLRLNCSQGYTEENTIFAPRIQFFAIEIARNREGYNKAVYTGIKDNEEKEASNGGDKGANSREEEEKGANRGGEKEKTNEREEKEKEAYKEINKSSETTM, from the exons ATGGAG CCTGATATTGAAATGGCTTGGGCCATGAGAGCAATGCAGCATGCTGAAATCTACTACAAA CTGATTTCATCAGTTGACCCACAGTTCCTGAAACTCACCAAAGTGGATGACCAAATCTATTCTGAGTTTCGGGAAAATTTTAAGAATCTCAGGATAGATATACTGGATCCAGAAGAGCTCAAATCAGAATCAGCTAAAGAG AAGTGGAGGCCATTCTGCTTAAAGTTCGATGGGATTGTGGAAGACTTCAACTATGGTACTTTGCTGCGACTGAACTGTTCACAGGGCTACACTGAAGAAAACACCATCTTTG CACCCAGGATACAATTTTTTGCCATTGAAATTGCTCGGAATCGAGAAGGTTATAACAAAGCAGTTTATACTGGTATTAAGGACaatgaagagaaagaagccagcAATGGAGGAGACAAAGGAGCCAACagcagagaagaagaagaaaaaggagccaacagaggaggagaaaaagagaagaccaatgaaagagaagaaaaagagaaagaagcctACAAAGAAATCAACAAAAGTAGTGAAACAACTATGTGA
- the PBDC1 gene encoding protein PBDC1 isoform X1 — MEATGGTEELVSGELVSVAHALSLPAESYGNDPDIEMAWAMRAMQHAEIYYKLISSVDPQFLKLTKVDDQIYSEFRENFKNLRIDILDPEELKSESAKEKWRPFCLKFDGIVEDFNYGTLLRLNCSQGYTEENTIFAPRIQFFAIEIARNREGYNKAVYTGIKDNEEKEASNGGDKGANSREEEEKGANRGGEKEKTNEREEKEKEAYKEINKSSETTM; from the exons ATGGAGGCCACCGGTGGAACTGAGGAGTTG gTTTCCGGAGAACTGGTGTCAGTGGCACATGCTCTTTCTCTCCCAGCCGAGTCTTATGGCAACGAT CCTGATATTGAAATGGCTTGGGCCATGAGAGCAATGCAGCATGCTGAAATCTACTACAAA CTGATTTCATCAGTTGACCCACAGTTCCTGAAACTCACCAAAGTGGATGACCAAATCTATTCTGAGTTTCGGGAAAATTTTAAGAATCTCAGGATAGATATACTGGATCCAGAAGAGCTCAAATCAGAATCAGCTAAAGAG AAGTGGAGGCCATTCTGCTTAAAGTTCGATGGGATTGTGGAAGACTTCAACTATGGTACTTTGCTGCGACTGAACTGTTCACAGGGCTACACTGAAGAAAACACCATCTTTG CACCCAGGATACAATTTTTTGCCATTGAAATTGCTCGGAATCGAGAAGGTTATAACAAAGCAGTTTATACTGGTATTAAGGACaatgaagagaaagaagccagcAATGGAGGAGACAAAGGAGCCAACagcagagaagaagaagaaaaaggagccaacagaggaggagaaaaagagaagaccaatgaaagagaagaaaaagagaaagaagcctACAAAGAAATCAACAAAAGTAGTGAAACAACTATGTGA